One genomic window of Amphiura filiformis chromosome 3, Afil_fr2py, whole genome shotgun sequence includes the following:
- the LOC140147736 gene encoding LOW QUALITY PROTEIN: galactose-3-O-sulfotransferase 2-like (The sequence of the model RefSeq protein was modified relative to this genomic sequence to represent the inferred CDS: inserted 1 base in 1 codon) has product MPRSNQRRLNYLGVTLSLCIGIATFTFMIFMYSNPSIFSSSILRSLTIKDMHVTQAIRNVTKEISAICNSSTQSRQRNRDDGQYNLRDYNGFYFREPHNDILASSSLNVTSNITGICKLITKIVYIKTHKTGSTTLASIFQRFGYHRNLXFALPKYSHIFHNKKLFSRKFITSRPAEFAKSHPYYDMLVNHANYYRPELDKVVPDATYVTILRDPVSQLESVFGYYEMAKGMGLSKKQKSFEIFMNNPSHYYTTKDYAMKTRSRNGQLYDLGLINPKLAHDTNAIREKIDAIDKEFDLVMITEYFDESLILLKRLLCWSFDDILYISNGIRSQSHRNTITDDLKKKIRLWNAGDVLLYNHFNETFWRKVTEYGSDFKTDLEKFRRLEKEVFKKCVDKNKINRTDKRVNKYMLNTKQTGTCCRDIFRGDLAYTSLLRKQQKVISTPQYNEMRKTNK; this is encoded by the exons GTCACTGACAATAAAAGATATGCATGTGACACAAGCCATTAGAAACGTCACGAAAGAGATTTCAGCGATATGTAATTCATCAACACAGTCACGTCAAAGGAATCGAGACGATGGGCAATACAATCTAAGAGACTACAATGGATTTTACTTTAGAGAGCCGCATAACGACATTTTAGCCAGCTCATCTCttaatgttacatcaaatatcacGGGTATATGTAAACTTATTACTAAGATCGTTTATATCAAAACTCATAAAACGGGTAGCACCACCTTAGCGTCTATATTCCAGCGATTTGGATATCACAGAAACC CTTTTGCGCTTCCAAAATATAGCCATATATTTCATAATAAGAAGCTCTTTTCGCGCAAGTTTATCACATCTAGGCCTGCTGAATTTGCCAAAAGTCATCCATACTATGACATGCTTGTCAACCACGCTAATTACTATCGTCCAGAACTTGACAAGGTTGTTCCTGATGCTACATATGTTACCATTCTTCGAGATCCAGTATCGCAATTAGAATCGGTGTTTGGTTATTATGAGATGGCTAAAGGTATGGGATTATCCAAAAAGCAGAAATCATTTGAGATTTTTATGAACAATCCATCGCATTATTATACTACAAAGGACTACGCTATGAAGACGCGCAGTAGAAATGGTCAGCTGTACGACTTGGGGCTAATTAATCCGAAATTAGCCCATGACACAAATGCCATTCGTGAAAAAATTGACGCAATTGACAAAGAATTTGATTTAGTTATGATAACTGAATACTTTGACGAATCACTGATCCTACTTAAAAGACTCCTTTGTTGGAGTTTTGATGATATCCTATACATATCTAATGGAATTCGTAGTCAAAGTCATCGAAATACTATTACCgatgatttgaagaaaaaaattcgcCTCTGGAATGCGGGTGATGTTTTACTTTACAACCATTTTAATGAAACCTTTTGGCGGAAAGTTACAGAATATGGATCGGACTTCAAAACTGATTTAGAGAAATTTAGACGTCTAGAAAAGGAAGTATTTAAAAAATgtgtagataaaaacaaaataaataggaCAGACAAACGGGTAAATAAGTACATGTTAAATACAAAACAAACGGGAACTTGTTGTCGAGATATATTCCGCGGTGACTTAGCTTACACTTCTTTGTTGAGAAAACAACAGAAAGTGATCAGTACTCCACAGTATAATGAAATGAGGAAAACTAATAAATAA